One Burkholderia sp. PAMC 26561 genomic window carries:
- the moaA gene encoding GTP 3',8-cyclase MoaA, translating into MSRRIIPVTDITAIPAFPGAVATPTGLLTDRLSRDLRDLRISVTDRCNFRCVYCMPREVFDKNYEFLPHSALLSFEEIERLARLFVAHGVEKIRLTGGEPLLRKNIEFLIERLALLRTPEGRPLDITLTTNGSILARKARSLKDAGLTRVTVSLDALDDALFRRMNDADFAVADVLDGIEAAHAVGLAPLKVNMVVKHGTNDAEIVPMARHFKGSGTVLRFIEYMDVGASNGWNMNEVLPSADVVARIAEHFPLQPLEAHNDAETAQRWGYRDGSGEIGVISSVTRAFCGTCTRARLSTEGKLYLCLFATSGHDLRALIRSGASDAAVATAIARIWEARTDRYSELRGSNSLPAPDPDARRVEMSYIGG; encoded by the coding sequence ATGTCCCGACGCATCATTCCCGTCACCGATATCACCGCGATCCCGGCCTTCCCGGGAGCCGTGGCGACGCCGACCGGATTGCTTACTGACAGGCTGTCACGCGACTTGCGCGATCTGCGCATCTCGGTGACCGATCGTTGCAATTTCCGTTGCGTGTACTGCATGCCGCGCGAAGTCTTCGATAAAAACTACGAATTCCTGCCGCACAGCGCGCTGCTGTCCTTCGAGGAAATCGAACGGCTGGCGCGGCTGTTTGTCGCCCATGGGGTGGAAAAAATCCGGCTGACCGGCGGCGAACCGCTGCTGCGAAAGAACATCGAATTCCTGATTGAGCGGCTGGCGCTTTTGCGTACGCCCGAAGGCCGGCCGCTCGACATTACGCTCACCACCAACGGTTCTATCCTCGCCCGCAAAGCCAGGTCGCTCAAGGACGCGGGTTTGACCCGTGTCACGGTGAGCCTCGACGCGCTCGACGACGCGTTGTTCCGCCGCATGAACGACGCGGATTTTGCCGTCGCCGATGTGCTCGATGGCATCGAAGCCGCGCATGCAGTCGGCCTGGCACCGCTGAAGGTGAACATGGTCGTCAAGCACGGAACAAATGACGCGGAAATCGTGCCGATGGCGCGCCATTTCAAGGGCAGCGGCACGGTGCTGCGGTTCATCGAGTATATGGACGTGGGCGCGTCGAATGGCTGGAACATGAACGAAGTGCTGCCATCGGCAGATGTTGTTGCGCGCATTGCCGAGCATTTTCCGTTGCAACCGCTCGAAGCCCACAACGACGCAGAAACCGCTCAACGATGGGGTTACCGGGACGGAAGCGGCGAGATCGGCGTGATCTCCAGCGTGACCCGCGCCTTTTGCGGGACGTGCACACGGGCGAGGTTATCGACGGAAGGCAAGCTGTACTTGTGCCTTTTCGCGACGTCCGGACACGATCTGCGCGCGCTGATTCGCAGCGGCGCGAGCGACGCAGCCGTCGCCACCGCCATAGCCCGGATCTGGGAAGCGCGCACCGACCGCTACTCGGAGCTGCGCGGCAGCAATTCCCTGCCGGCCCCGGACCCGGACGCCCGGCGCGTCGAAATGTCGTACATAGGCGGATGA
- the mobA gene encoding molybdenum cofactor guanylyltransferase MobA — MTEPSRDALSKHDITGVVLAGGRGSRMGGVDKGLQPLNLEPLALHALRRLTPQCGAMLISANRSLEIYAQLGMPFRAKVIVDAFPDFPGPLAGMSAALHEAQTDFVLFAPCDAPFVDPHLADRLSEKLVADSADIAIATVTDSGGDRHLHPVFALLRTSLADDLDTYIRAGERKVRAWYARHKAVEVTFTDERAFYNVNDLQQLADLERN, encoded by the coding sequence ATGACCGAGCCGTCCCGAGATGCCCTTTCGAAGCACGACATCACGGGCGTGGTACTCGCCGGTGGACGCGGGTCACGCATGGGCGGCGTGGATAAAGGCCTGCAGCCGCTGAATCTCGAACCGCTCGCGCTGCACGCGCTGCGCCGGCTCACGCCGCAATGCGGCGCCATGCTCATCAGCGCAAATCGCAGCCTCGAAATCTATGCGCAACTCGGCATGCCGTTCCGGGCCAAGGTCATCGTCGATGCATTCCCCGACTTCCCCGGCCCGCTCGCGGGCATGTCGGCGGCGTTGCACGAGGCGCAGACCGACTTCGTGCTGTTCGCGCCCTGCGATGCACCTTTCGTCGATCCTCATCTGGCCGACCGGCTGTCGGAGAAACTGGTTGCCGACAGTGCGGACATCGCCATCGCGACTGTCACGGATTCGGGCGGCGATCGCCATCTGCACCCCGTGTTCGCGCTCCTGAGAACGTCGCTGGCCGACGATCTCGACACGTACATTCGCGCCGGCGAACGTAAAGTTCGCGCGTGGTACGCGCGCCACAAGGCGGTAGAAGTGACCTTCACCGACGAGCGTGCGTTTTACAATGTCAACGATCTGCAGCAGCTAGCCGACCTGGAGCGCAACTAA
- the moeA gene encoding molybdopterin molybdotransferase MoeA, which translates to MNTPRHFSSCVAEYDPNALPVSAAQDIVRQWALPRGSVEVERVRLFDALDRVLAKDVISPINVPSHDNSAMDGYAFDGAVLADAGLEGRIQLTVAGKALAGQPFEGRPLAAQCVRIMTGALLPPGCDTVIAQELVQRAGDMVAFGTAGIGRGVNRRLAGEDLAEGQPALRAGRIVRASDIGLLASLGIAEVTVQRRLRVAFFSTGDELRSVGETLEPGSIYDSNRYTLYAMLRRMNVEPVDLGIVRDDRASLEEALRRATREADVVISSGGVSVGDADFTRDLMNTLGDVAFWKIAMRPGRPLAFGRLWSGARAGEGESALFFGLPGNPVAVMATFYFIVREALLAMSGAARHALPMVSAISTNPLSKRAGRTEFQRGIAERDKAGRWRVVTTGPQGSGVLSSMSEANCFIVLEHEAGDIDAGDSVDILPFDGLI; encoded by the coding sequence ATGAACACACCCAGGCACTTTTCGAGCTGCGTCGCCGAGTACGATCCGAACGCGCTGCCCGTCAGCGCGGCGCAAGACATCGTGCGTCAGTGGGCGTTGCCGCGCGGCTCCGTCGAAGTCGAGCGCGTGCGTCTTTTCGATGCGCTGGATCGTGTGCTGGCCAAGGACGTGATTTCACCCATCAACGTCCCCTCGCACGATAACTCCGCCATGGACGGCTACGCCTTCGATGGCGCAGTGCTGGCGGACGCCGGTCTCGAAGGGCGGATTCAGTTGACCGTTGCCGGGAAGGCGCTCGCTGGACAACCGTTCGAAGGCCGCCCGCTTGCCGCCCAATGCGTGCGGATCATGACGGGCGCGCTGCTTCCGCCCGGCTGCGATACGGTGATTGCGCAGGAACTCGTGCAACGCGCGGGAGACATGGTCGCGTTCGGCACGGCGGGAATCGGGCGCGGCGTGAACCGGCGCCTTGCGGGGGAAGATCTTGCAGAAGGTCAACCGGCGTTGCGTGCAGGACGGATCGTGCGGGCATCGGATATTGGGTTGCTGGCTTCATTGGGTATCGCTGAAGTTACCGTGCAGCGCCGTTTGCGCGTCGCGTTTTTTTCCACCGGCGACGAGTTGCGCTCTGTCGGCGAAACGCTTGAACCGGGTTCCATCTACGATAGCAACCGCTACACGCTTTACGCGATGCTGCGCCGGATGAACGTCGAGCCCGTCGATCTGGGCATTGTCCGTGACGACCGGGCATCGCTTGAAGAAGCCCTGCGACGCGCGACCCGCGAAGCCGACGTCGTCATCAGTTCCGGCGGCGTGTCAGTGGGCGATGCCGACTTCACACGCGACCTGATGAACACACTCGGCGACGTCGCATTCTGGAAAATCGCGATGCGCCCTGGCCGGCCACTCGCGTTCGGTCGGCTATGGTCGGGCGCGCGTGCCGGCGAGGGCGAATCAGCGTTGTTCTTCGGCTTGCCCGGCAACCCGGTCGCGGTCATGGCGACGTTTTATTTCATCGTGCGGGAAGCGCTGCTCGCCATGTCGGGCGCGGCGCGGCACGCGTTGCCGATGGTATCGGCGATCAGCACGAATCCGCTATCCAAACGTGCCGGCCGCACGGAATTCCAGCGCGGTATTGCAGAGCGCGACAAAGCCGGGCGCTGGCGCGTGGTAACGACCGGGCCGCAAGGCTCGGGAGTGCTGAGTTCAATGAGCGAAGCCAATTGCTTCATTGTCCTCGAGCACGAGGCAGGAGATATCGATGCAGGAGACAGCGTCGATATCCTGCCATTCGACGGCCTGATTTAG
- a CDS encoding GNAT family N-acetyltransferase, producing MSAAIRSATPQDVSAIFGLMLELAEFEKLTHLFVGTESGLTDALFGDKPAAEAMVAEEDGVIVGYALFFQNYSTFLGKRGLYLEDLYIKPGIRGSGLGTKMLRALAAIAVERQCGRFEWTVLDWNQNAIGFYEKMGATVLPDWRIVRITGDALATLASPSASPSASANAPVN from the coding sequence ATGAGCGCCGCAATCCGTAGCGCCACTCCGCAAGATGTCAGCGCGATCTTCGGGCTCATGCTGGAACTGGCCGAGTTTGAAAAGCTGACGCATTTGTTCGTTGGGACTGAGTCCGGCCTCACCGATGCCCTGTTCGGCGACAAGCCCGCAGCGGAAGCCATGGTCGCGGAAGAAGACGGGGTGATCGTGGGTTATGCCCTCTTCTTCCAGAACTACTCCACGTTCCTTGGCAAGCGCGGGCTTTATCTGGAAGACCTGTATATCAAACCTGGCATTCGCGGCAGCGGACTTGGCACGAAGATGCTGCGCGCGCTCGCGGCGATTGCGGTGGAGCGTCAGTGCGGCCGCTTCGAATGGACCGTGCTCGACTGGAACCAGAACGCCATCGGTTTCTACGAGAAGATGGGCGCGACCGTGTTGCCGGACTGGCGCATCGTGCGGATCACCGGCGACGCGCTGGCCACCCTCGCCTCGCCTTCTGCCTCGCCTTCTGCCTCGGCGAATGCCCCGGTAAATTAA
- a CDS encoding DNA recombination protein RmuC — protein sequence MLLLLSAAVAVLAITLVIVLILLLRPKRETDIEEQFDALTDRVIDMGEAHARAQERLERNVRGEVVETSRASRTEAGGAFAQFQQTLATQLASMSNVQNAQLEAFSRQLLALTESNVQQSQHARDEQSQALKRFGDTLTLQLAQMSESNDRRLSEVRMTLEARLKDIEANNAAKLEEMRRTVDEKLHATLEQRLGESFKLVSDRLEQVHRGLGEMQTLAAGVGDLKKVLTNVKTRGTWGEVQLESLLEQLLTPDQYAKNVATIPKSNDRVEFAIKLPGRHDAPGQSGANAVATPVWLPIDAKFPREDYERLIDAQDRGDPVAVEEASRALEGRIRAEAKTIAQKYVAPPHTTDFALLFLPTEGLYAEILRRPGLTDFLQREYRVSVTGPTTLTALLNSLQMGFRTLAIEQRSSEVWQVLGAVKTEFRKFGEVLSKTRSQLEAVTRSIESAETRTRQMSKKLRDVEALPGEQAACLLGHEADDREEPEA from the coding sequence ATGTTGTTGCTGTTGAGCGCTGCGGTCGCGGTCCTTGCGATCACGCTGGTGATCGTGCTGATTCTGTTGCTGCGGCCCAAGCGCGAGACGGATATCGAAGAACAGTTCGACGCACTCACTGACCGGGTTATCGATATGGGCGAAGCCCACGCACGCGCCCAGGAGCGGCTCGAACGCAATGTGCGGGGCGAGGTGGTGGAGACGTCCCGCGCATCGCGTACGGAAGCGGGCGGCGCGTTCGCTCAGTTCCAGCAGACGCTTGCGACGCAACTTGCAAGCATGTCGAACGTGCAGAACGCGCAACTCGAGGCGTTCTCGCGGCAGTTGCTTGCCTTGACGGAAAGCAACGTCCAGCAAAGCCAGCACGCGCGCGACGAACAAAGTCAGGCGCTCAAGCGTTTCGGCGATACCCTCACGCTGCAACTCGCACAGATGTCGGAATCGAACGACCGCCGTCTGAGCGAGGTGCGCATGACGCTTGAAGCGCGGCTGAAGGACATCGAAGCGAACAACGCGGCGAAGCTCGAAGAAATGCGCCGCACCGTCGATGAAAAACTCCATGCCACGCTGGAACAGCGGCTTGGCGAATCGTTCAAGCTGGTGTCAGACAGACTTGAACAGGTGCATCGCGGATTGGGGGAAATGCAGACACTGGCGGCGGGCGTCGGCGACTTGAAGAAAGTGCTGACCAACGTCAAGACACGGGGGACATGGGGCGAAGTGCAACTCGAGTCGCTGCTCGAACAACTCCTGACGCCGGACCAGTACGCGAAGAATGTCGCGACCATTCCAAAGAGCAACGACCGCGTGGAGTTCGCGATCAAGCTGCCCGGCCGACACGACGCCCCCGGCCAGAGCGGCGCGAACGCGGTGGCGACGCCGGTATGGCTTCCCATCGATGCGAAATTTCCGCGCGAGGATTACGAGCGTCTGATCGATGCGCAGGATCGCGGAGATCCAGTCGCGGTGGAAGAGGCATCGCGCGCCCTCGAAGGCCGGATTCGCGCTGAGGCGAAGACCATCGCGCAGAAGTATGTCGCGCCGCCGCACACCACGGACTTTGCGTTGTTGTTCCTGCCTACTGAAGGTTTGTACGCGGAGATCTTGCGCCGTCCGGGGTTGACGGATTTCTTGCAGCGTGAATATCGCGTGAGTGTGACGGGCCCGACCACGCTGACCGCTTTGCTCAACAGCCTGCAAATGGGCTTCCGGACGCTCGCGATCGAGCAGCGTTCCAGTGAGGTCTGGCAAGTGCTCGGCGCGGTAAAAACGGAATTCAGGAAGTTCGGGGAAGTGCTCTCGAAGACGCGCTCGCAGCTTGAGGCGGTGACGCGATCGATTGAATCAGCGGAAACGCGCACCCGTCAGATGAGCAAGAAACTGCGCGATGTAGAAGCGTTGCCGGGCGAGCAGGCGGCCTGCCTGCTCGGGCATGAAGCGGATGATCGCGAGGAACCGGAAGCTTAA
- a CDS encoding 2-hydroxyacid dehydrogenase — MKKVLVARPIFPDVIERLRQYFEVDANPGAPLPADEFARRMADRDGALLAGDPVTAKVLEGAPNLKVVSNMAVGYNNFDMQALNAHGVLGTNTPDVLNESTADFGWSLMMAAARRITESEHFLRAGKWGTWSYDAFLGADVYGSTLGVIGMGRIGQALARRARGFNMRVIYHNRSRVAPAIESELNAEYASKADLLKQADHVVLVLPYTAENHHTIGAAELASMKPTATLTNIARGGIVDDAALIEALRNKTIAAAGLDVFEGEPNFNRDFLGLSNVVLTPHIASATESTRRAMANLAADNLIAALGEGPRAGKPPNPINPEVLKK, encoded by the coding sequence ATGAAGAAAGTGCTGGTTGCCCGCCCCATCTTCCCGGACGTGATCGAACGCCTGCGACAGTATTTTGAAGTCGATGCCAATCCCGGCGCGCCGCTTCCCGCCGACGAATTCGCGCGCCGCATGGCCGATCGCGATGGCGCGTTGCTCGCGGGCGATCCTGTCACGGCCAAGGTGCTTGAAGGCGCACCGAATTTGAAGGTCGTGTCGAACATGGCCGTCGGCTATAACAACTTCGACATGCAGGCGCTCAACGCCCACGGCGTGCTCGGCACGAACACGCCTGACGTGCTGAACGAGAGCACCGCTGACTTTGGCTGGTCGCTCATGATGGCGGCTGCACGTCGCATCACGGAATCCGAGCATTTCCTGCGCGCGGGCAAATGGGGCACGTGGTCGTACGATGCGTTTCTCGGCGCGGACGTCTACGGCTCGACGCTGGGCGTGATCGGCATGGGCCGCATCGGACAAGCGCTGGCCCGGCGTGCGCGCGGGTTCAACATGCGCGTGATCTATCACAACCGTTCGCGTGTCGCGCCGGCGATCGAGTCGGAGTTGAATGCCGAATACGCATCGAAGGCTGACTTGCTCAAACAGGCCGATCACGTTGTACTGGTGCTGCCGTACACCGCCGAAAACCATCACACCATCGGCGCGGCGGAACTCGCGAGCATGAAACCCACGGCAACGCTGACCAATATCGCGCGAGGCGGAATCGTCGATGACGCTGCGTTGATCGAAGCGCTGCGCAACAAGACCATCGCTGCAGCGGGCCTCGATGTCTTCGAAGGCGAGCCGAATTTCAATCGCGATTTCCTGGGTTTGTCGAACGTCGTACTGACGCCGCATATTGCAAGCGCGACCGAATCCACACGCCGCGCAATGGCGAATCTCGCTGCCGACAACCTCATCGCTGCATTAGGCGAAGGTCCCCGCGCCGGTAAGCCGCCGAACCCGATCAATCCGGAAGTACTGAAGAAATGA
- a CDS encoding sodium:proton antiporter — translation MRWLMLVLALAALPLDASAATLDGAALSPLWALPFAGILLSIAIAPLVAPHAWHSHYGKISAAWAIAFLVPFAIGFGANSAFATFVHAMLEEYIPFIILLTALFTVAGGICLNGDLRGSPRLNTGLLALGTFLASIMGTTGAAMLLIRPLLRANEERKHRVHRVVFFIFLVANAGGSLSPLGDPPLFLGFLNGVSFFWTTVHLAKPTLFICAILLALFYALDRYYFAKEDVLPETAEKTPLSIDGKINFVLLAAVVVLVLMSGLWKPGIEFDVFGTHVALQNLVRDVLLIVVMLLSLKLTPKSAREGNAFNWAPIEEVAKLFAAIFITIAPVIIILRAGADGAFAGIVHLVTDSSGKPIDIAYFWATGLLSSFLDNAPTYLVFFNLAGGDAQALMTTGATTLAAISAGAVFMGANSYIGNAPNFMVKAIAESRGVVMPSFFGYLGWSSVILLPLYLLTGWLFF, via the coding sequence ATGCGCTGGTTGATGCTGGTCCTCGCGCTCGCGGCACTGCCGCTTGATGCCTCCGCGGCGACGCTCGATGGCGCCGCGTTGTCGCCGCTCTGGGCGCTGCCGTTCGCGGGCATCCTGCTGTCCATCGCCATTGCGCCGCTGGTCGCGCCGCATGCCTGGCACAGTCATTACGGCAAGATATCGGCAGCGTGGGCGATTGCCTTTCTCGTACCGTTTGCCATTGGTTTCGGAGCGAACTCCGCCTTCGCGACCTTCGTCCACGCGATGCTGGAAGAATATATCCCGTTCATCATTCTGCTCACGGCGCTCTTCACCGTCGCCGGCGGAATATGCCTGAATGGCGACCTGCGCGGTTCGCCCCGGTTGAACACCGGACTGCTCGCGCTCGGCACCTTCCTCGCCAGCATCATGGGAACCACGGGCGCAGCAATGCTGCTGATCCGCCCGTTGCTGCGCGCAAATGAAGAGCGCAAGCACCGTGTGCATCGGGTGGTGTTCTTCATTTTTCTCGTTGCCAATGCAGGCGGTTCGCTTTCACCTCTCGGTGATCCGCCCTTGTTCCTCGGCTTCTTGAACGGCGTCAGCTTCTTCTGGACCACCGTGCATCTCGCGAAGCCGACGCTGTTTATCTGCGCCATCCTGCTCGCGCTCTTTTATGCGCTCGACCGGTATTATTTCGCGAAGGAAGACGTGCTGCCGGAGACCGCTGAAAAGACGCCGCTGAGCATCGACGGGAAAATCAATTTCGTTCTTCTGGCGGCAGTTGTCGTGCTGGTCCTGATGAGCGGCTTGTGGAAACCGGGTATCGAATTCGATGTATTCGGCACGCACGTAGCGTTGCAGAACCTGGTGCGCGACGTATTGCTGATCGTCGTGATGTTGCTGTCACTGAAGCTCACGCCGAAGAGCGCGCGGGAGGGCAACGCGTTCAACTGGGCGCCTATCGAAGAAGTCGCGAAGCTGTTCGCCGCCATCTTCATCACCATTGCACCGGTGATCATTATTCTGCGCGCCGGCGCGGATGGCGCGTTTGCTGGCATCGTGCATCTCGTCACCGACTCGAGCGGCAAGCCCATCGACATTGCTTACTTCTGGGCGACGGGGCTGTTGTCATCGTTTCTCGATAACGCGCCTACCTACCTCGTGTTCTTCAACCTCGCCGGCGGCGACGCACAGGCCTTGATGACGACCGGCGCCACCACGCTCGCCGCCATCTCCGCGGGTGCCGTTTTCATGGGTGCGAACAGTTACATAGGCAACGCGCCCAATTTCATGGTCAAGGCGATCGCCGAATCTCGCGGCGTTGTGATGCCCAGTTTCTTCGGTTACCTGGGCTGGTCATCGGTCATCTTGTTGCCCCTGTACCTGCTTACCGGATGGTTGTTCTTTTAA
- the pncB gene encoding nicotinate phosphoribosyltransferase, translating to MIIHSLLDTDLYKFTMMQVVLHHFPAAHAEYKFRCRTQGVDLVPYIEEIREEVRALCQLRFTEEELEYLRRMRFIKSDFIDFLALFHLNEKRVTIKPSAKNNGEIDIDIVGPWLHTILFEIPVLAIVNEVYFRNTQRDPTFETGRDRLRDKIELLGGSPEVSECKIADYGTRRRFSGKWHEEVILKLKEGLGEQFTGTSNVYYAMKHGLRPLGTMAHEYLQACQALGPRLRDSQVFGFEMWAKEYRGDLGIALSDVYGMKAFLNDFDMYFCKLFDGARHDSGDPFDWGERLIRHYEQNRCDPRTKVLVFSDALDIPKVLQLYVRFRGRCQLAFGVGTNLTNDLGYQPLQIVIKMVRCNGQPVAKLSDSPGKNMCEDQAYLAYLRQVFDIVKPVGEL from the coding sequence ATGATCATCCATTCGCTGCTCGATACCGATCTCTACAAGTTCACCATGATGCAGGTCGTCCTGCATCACTTCCCGGCAGCGCATGCGGAATACAAGTTCCGATGCCGTACGCAAGGTGTCGATCTCGTTCCGTACATCGAGGAAATTCGCGAGGAAGTGCGCGCGCTCTGCCAGTTGCGTTTCACCGAAGAAGAGCTCGAATACCTCCGGCGGATGCGCTTCATCAAGAGCGATTTCATCGACTTCCTCGCGCTCTTTCACCTCAACGAAAAGCGGGTGACGATCAAGCCGTCGGCGAAAAACAACGGCGAGATCGACATCGATATTGTCGGCCCCTGGCTGCACACCATCCTGTTCGAGATTCCCGTTCTCGCGATTGTCAACGAAGTTTATTTCCGCAACACGCAGCGCGATCCGACTTTCGAAACCGGCCGCGACCGTCTGCGCGACAAGATCGAGTTGCTTGGCGGCAGCCCTGAGGTATCCGAGTGCAAGATCGCCGACTATGGCACGCGCCGCCGGTTCTCCGGCAAGTGGCACGAAGAAGTCATCCTCAAGCTGAAGGAAGGTTTGGGCGAGCAGTTCACCGGCACGAGCAACGTCTATTACGCAATGAAGCACGGCCTTCGTCCCCTGGGCACGATGGCGCACGAGTACTTGCAGGCTTGCCAGGCGCTCGGTCCGCGGCTGCGCGATTCGCAGGTCTTCGGCTTCGAGATGTGGGCCAAGGAATATAGAGGTGATCTGGGCATTGCGCTCTCCGACGTCTACGGCATGAAGGCGTTTCTCAACGACTTCGACATGTACTTCTGCAAGCTCTTCGACGGCGCCCGTCACGACTCCGGCGATCCGTTCGACTGGGGCGAGCGCCTGATCCGTCACTACGAGCAGAACCGATGCGACCCGCGAACCAAGGTGCTGGTTTTCTCGGACGCGCTCGACATTCCCAAAGTACTGCAGCTCTACGTACGCTTTCGCGGCCGTTGCCAGCTCGCGTTCGGCGTGGGCACGAATCTCACCAACGACCTGGGTTACCAGCCTTTGCAGATCGTCATCAAGATGGTTCGCTGCAATGGGCAGCCGGTCGCCAAGCTCTCCGATTCTCCCGGCAAGAACATGTGCGAAGACCAGGCTTATCTTGCGTACCTGCGCCAGGTTTTCGATATCGTCAAGCCGGTAGGAGAACTGTAA
- the fdxA gene encoding ferredoxin FdxA, whose amino-acid sequence MTHVVTESCIKCRYTDCVDVCPVDCFREGPNFLSIDPDECIDCAVCVAECPVNAIYAEEDVPGDQQHFIELNADLSRAWPSITKTKAPLPEADDFKDVKEKLELLER is encoded by the coding sequence ATGACTCACGTTGTGACCGAAAGCTGCATCAAGTGCCGTTACACCGATTGCGTGGACGTGTGCCCGGTGGACTGCTTCCGCGAAGGTCCCAATTTCCTCTCGATCGACCCGGACGAGTGCATCGACTGCGCTGTGTGCGTGGCTGAATGTCCGGTCAATGCGATCTATGCCGAAGAAGATGTGCCAGGTGATCAGCAGCACTTCATCGAACTGAACGCGGATCTTTCGCGCGCATGGCCAAGTATCACCAAGACCAAGGCACCGCTGCCGGAAGCCGACGATTTCAAGGACGTAAAAGAGAAGCTCGAACTGCTCGAACGTTGA
- a CDS encoding antitoxin, whose product MDEVRVRRHGNAIILEPIANDWSWLELIVGPVDEGFIQASTEQPTEQDRPDLDFFK is encoded by the coding sequence GTGGATGAAGTGCGTGTGCGGCGCCACGGCAACGCGATCATCCTCGAACCGATCGCCAATGATTGGTCATGGCTCGAATTGATCGTCGGCCCCGTCGACGAAGGCTTTATCCAGGCATCAACTGAGCAGCCGACCGAACAGGACCGCCCAGATCTGGATTTCTTTAAGTGA
- a CDS encoding type II toxin-antitoxin system VapC family toxin: MNHLLDTNAVIALMKGNSGFLARLRQHRPRDFAISSIVAQELYYGAYKSQNAAENLKRVEALQFEVLDFDTEDARHAGEVRVELALAGTPSGPYDALIAGQALARALTLVTRNTREFRRVSKLNVEDWES; the protein is encoded by the coding sequence GTGAACCACTTGCTCGACACGAACGCCGTCATTGCGCTCATGAAGGGAAATAGCGGATTTCTCGCTCGGCTGCGACAGCATCGACCGCGCGATTTCGCCATCTCATCCATCGTCGCACAAGAACTATATTACGGCGCATACAAGAGCCAGAACGCCGCCGAGAACTTGAAGCGTGTTGAGGCGTTGCAATTCGAAGTTCTCGACTTCGATACTGAAGATGCCCGGCACGCAGGGGAAGTGCGCGTGGAACTCGCATTGGCCGGAACTCCAAGTGGACCGTATGACGCTCTCATCGCGGGACAGGCCCTTGCCCGCGCACTCACACTTGTCACTCGAAATACCCGGGAGTTCCGTCGCGTGAGCAAGCTGAACGTTGAGGACTGGGAAAGCTAG
- a CDS encoding FadR/GntR family transcriptional regulator codes for MAEPLASVATPRRARNLAESVFDYVIEQIESAALKPGDKLPTEAKLMITLGVSRTVVREGISRLQANEVIETRHGIGSFVLEPRREKLGIDMVPATTLRDVLSVLELRISLETECAGLAAQRAQPEDLVRMRAALDAIEATSRNGNDSVAADLQFHIALARATGNRYFVDILTQMGTALIPRNRIDSAGIAKADPKAYMSLVNLEHESILEAIVRRDAESARAAMRMHLSNSRERLRRANQAADVTA; via the coding sequence ATGGCCGAACCCCTCGCATCCGTCGCGACACCCCGACGTGCCCGCAACCTGGCGGAGAGCGTGTTCGACTACGTGATCGAACAGATCGAATCTGCCGCCCTGAAACCTGGCGACAAACTGCCGACCGAAGCCAAGCTGATGATCACGCTCGGCGTAAGCCGGACAGTCGTGCGCGAAGGCATTTCGCGATTGCAGGCAAACGAGGTCATCGAAACGCGGCACGGCATTGGAAGTTTCGTGCTGGAACCGCGGCGCGAAAAGCTTGGTATCGACATGGTGCCGGCCACCACCCTGCGCGATGTTCTTTCAGTGCTCGAACTGCGCATCAGTCTTGAGACGGAATGCGCCGGTCTGGCCGCGCAGCGTGCGCAGCCCGAAGACCTCGTGCGCATGCGCGCCGCACTCGATGCAATCGAAGCCACCAGCCGCAATGGCAATGACAGCGTCGCGGCCGACCTCCAGTTCCACATCGCGCTTGCCCGGGCAACGGGCAACCGCTATTTCGTCGATATCCTGACGCAAATGGGCACGGCGCTGATTCCGCGAAACCGCATCGATTCAGCGGGTATCGCGAAGGCAGATCCGAAGGCGTACATGTCGCTGGTGAATCTCGAACATGAGAGCATTCTGGAAGCGATTGTCCGGCGCGACGCCGAAAGCGCCCGCGCCGCCATGCGCATGCATTTGTCGAATAGCCGGGAACGCTTGCGGCGCGCCAACCAGGCAGCCGATGTGACCGCCTGA